The sequence below is a genomic window from Lolium perenne isolate Kyuss_39 chromosome 4, Kyuss_2.0, whole genome shotgun sequence.
GGTTGTACTGTTGTGGCTATGACTAGAGTACCATAGCGGGACTTttagtttttagtttttttttttttttggctgtgtgcatccgtattaCCATTAGGGtactgcgttgttgcagaggctaagtgtaattggtatctattgatattaatatatttttttatcgaaaaaatgaTATACACAGTAGATCAAGTCATGTACTAAAAGTGCTAATGGCACATAGCACCAGAGACTTGGTAGTGTTCTAAAAGAAACTCAACAGCTGCTTCTTCACATCCCAAGTATAGTAGATGAGACGGATTCTCTGAATAACTTGACCGTGATTGGCATGGCCTGCGTGTTGTCCAGTTTTGTTTGAATCAACTGGTATGAGTTCTATCAGCAGTACTATGACTTCCCGAATCAGTTTTGCATGAACCAGCAGCCAACTGCCAACTTCGTCGATTGATCGACATCTAGTTATTAGGCGCAAAGGGCTTGAAGTGAGTTGGAGCAGTGCTTGGGATCAAGATGTCAGTGGTAAAGAAATGTTTCAGTATTCTGAAGTTGCCTACATGTTTGAACAGTGAAGCCTGAAGGCTTAAATTGAGCATGCCACTGCATACAAGCTTACGCTTTGCAGAGTAACATTTTGCCACTAAACTGTATGCATGCTGCTGCGAAGAGAGCTGAAGCAGAGAGGAGGCATGAAGCGGACCACAGCGTCCCTGAACTTCTTAAGTGCTGAGGAGGTTAAGTGGCACGAGCAACAACGACCGCCCGATATGCAGGCGGGAGGAGGTTAAATCGATTACAGAGTACAAGTTTCATCATTTCCTGCTATATTTCTCATTTAACAAAGCATCATCATTTGCTAATAATAGCATGTATTGAAATGAAAAAATTACAATAACCTCATCCCCTCAACCAAAAAATTGTTATCATGAATGGCTAGTGAAGGGTGATAACTGACAATCTACCAAAATGATCACCAAAACTACTGATATTTCTCTACATGATCACCCTGCTAGCTAGTATCTTGTATGGCCCTGCTTCCACAAGGGCCCTTCGTGTCATTCTTATCACACTTGTGTGCTCTCCTTGCATTCTGGATCACCCTGTTTCCATTGTGCACTATCTGAATTCCTGCGATGGCTCTTTGCATTAGGCGCCACCTGGATTCTGGAAATGACTCAGAACTGCAGAGTTGAACCCTATGCCAAACGGAACCATGTGGTGTTCAACGAGGATCAACTGTGAAAAGAAGGCAAGCTTTTTAAGAGAAAACATCAGAGTAAAGCATAAGCATTCAAAGACACCAACAAAGACTAACACTAACTGTGTTGCGTGAACTACAAAAGATACTAGAAAAGAAACCCCGAAATGCGAATCGAGCCAGGGATCGTCAGAAGGGAGAGGAACTATACCGGGTGTAGCTTCATTGTGTTATGAAGATATATTAAGTTCTGTAGTACCAAATCCATATAATATGATAATATATCTTCATAcatgtattgcgttgttgcagaggccgtgtgtaattgatatcttttgatattaatatattctctttatcgaaaaatgtGTGTGTAATATGTTTGATTTTTTTACATAAGCATTCTTGAGAGCTACATGACTCCAACAGGAATATTCAAGGATAAATACCACGTAGAAATAAATTCTAAATGGTAAGGGCATGTGCTGAAAATGACTACTCACGTCTACacttttatcatttttgtgtgtAGTTTAGAATATAAATTATTTGAAATTAACATTTTACACGTTTGTGGGATATATCATTGGCAATATGCGAATTTGTCCATGATAAATATTTATACTCCATTCTATAATTGTATTATTAGTTGTGTGGTTTGTAAACAACACCGTGTCCCTAGTATGCCCCTACTAGACTTGTCTGTTGATTAATGATGGTTAAGGTTTCCTAACCATAGACATGTGTTGTCAATTAGCAACGGGGTAATGTCATTAGGAGAATGAGATGGTGGACTAGACCTAACTAAGAGAAACAATTAGATCGTGTCAATGTTTAAATTATTGTAGCTTTCTAATGTTAAATATATCAATTCTTAGACCATGAGATTATGTTACTCCCTATTACGAGAAGAATACTTTGAGGGCATCAAACGTCACTTTGTAATGGGTGTTTATCGAAGTGTCTTTTGGTATCTCAGAAAGTACTTGTTGTGTGTTATGTGaagagtgagatttgtccatccgtgTAACAGATAGATATACTGAGGGCTCGCTTAGGTAACTCACGTTTTATACCGCTTGCAAGAATGTGAATAATGAGTTATCCATAAGTGAAATATGTGTTACAAGACGAGTAAAGGGTACTTGTTGTGAATgagattgaactaggtatagTGATACCTATGATTGAATCTCGggaaagtaaaatatcgcgaggtaATGGGAATGGAATGGGATTATTTGAATCCTTAACATCGTGGTTCAACCGATAAATATCTTCATGGAATGTGTGGGAGTCATCATGGCCATCGAGGTTCCACTGTTGATTATTGATCATAGAAGTGGCCTcgatcatgaccacatattcccacaCCCGTAGGGTCATACACTTAAGGCCCAACATCAATAGGGTAGTTATGGAATATTATATATGGTGAGACAAAATATTCGAGTCTCAGATGAGATTCTGAACATCTCGAAGAGCTTCGGAATGGTTCGTAGAATGAGATTCGTATATGAGAAGTCATTTTTAGGGTTTCGGAAAAAATCGGATTTTCCCGGTATTATATCGAAAgggtctagaaggttccggaagggCCAACAATGGGACCCACACTCTCGGGAGGAATGCAAGGGATCAAGAGGAAGCGGTCTAGCCTACACGGGCTAGGTTCACGAGCCCTCAAGGGCCCAAGTCGGCAAGCCCAAGAGAAACCCAAATTATGGGAGGTGGGCAATCGTGGGAGGGGTGGtgacgagggattaactcgtcaatgcctacagattgtagacttagggttttgtaagaagtagagggcaagtatatCTCGAAGCTTCAGCCAAACAAAGGTGCTCAACTAAAGATTATGGTGGCTAGAGTTACAATGATTTCGATCCCTTCTTCTCCCCTCGtcttcccctttatataggagccgAAGCCGAGACTttccgtgtcgtacaagttacaaactgttTGAGTCATGTTGGGCCTTTCCTATATTGCTACaagctttctattacaactctacttTCCTTATCCGAAGATCCTTAACCTTCTGGGCCTCCAAAGCATCGGGTCCATGGGCTTCATACTTTCTTATAGAGCCAAGGTACTTTATTCGGCATGCATGTTAGGCATACCTATGTCGGGTGGACTCTTCCCCTTCCCTCTCTGGCCTCACTCTAAGAGACTTTGAGGGGGCCAAGGCATTGGGGGGTCAGGTGTCCCCTTAATGGGCTCCCCTTCGGAGGGGGAGGGGCATTAAGGTGGGATGCACCTATTTAATGAAATAAAATATTTTTAATATTAATTCATTTAATTATTATATAATACATATTATTTAATTCCTAATGATCTGAGATACCTCTCGAACCACTCCGAACATCCTTCGGATTCTCCCAAAAACCTTCTGGTTCTCTCTTCTCCGTTCTCCGGTGTTTCCAACGAATAAAAAAAACATTTCTAAGCATTGCCAAACCCTTAATTATGTTACCCTACGGTTCGGGAACACTACATGTCTGATCGAGATGCCTCTCCGATCAATGAGCATTAGCGAGACCTGGATGCCCATAATGACTCATGTGCAGTCCACTAATATACACAAGTCGTTGAACCATAAACGTTGAGTCCTATTCCCGATAATCCCCAAGTGCTGGGATCATCGTAGTACAATTTGTTAAGTATTTGGCTGTCGAACCCACGGAGAGCTGTGAAGGTAACTATCTATTCTATAGATCCCTCTAAACCACTTATATGACCCTTCGTTCAAAGCAGTGGATTGGAGTTTGTGTAAAGTGGATTCTACTAGGAACTAGAAAACTGTAAAATATTGAAAATAATTGTAGGAAGTAAAACTAGTGGAAGTAAAGTAAAAGTTGTGAGGTGAAGTGGAGTAAGGTGAAGTAACTCAAGAGAGTAATCGGCCAGGCAAATTGCTGTTTCATTTGTGTTTGATTTGTCCACGCAATTTAACTCGAGGTACAAACATATCTTCCGTGTATCTGCATATAATACATGAAAATGTAGTAACTTTTTTTTGTCTTGAATAACCAAATAATATATTTTAGTGTGACTACTAAAAATCACAATCACCTGATAAACATATCCATATATAATACATTCAGTCGTATCCGAGGTATTTATGTTCACTTCACCCATCGAACTTGGATTTAAGACTTGCAACATGGTCTATCCGTCTTGGCTATAATGCATGATAGTAAGTGCAGAGATGGTGTATTTTCGATCCAATTGACGCATTGGGGTTTCCACATTGTTCTTTTAATTGTTCTTGATGTTTTCGAGAAATTTAGGGATTTGTGGACATGTCTCTCACACACTAGTTTGTTATTTTTTCTTTCAATTTGAATATTCCTGGAGTACTGGAGCATATCTAGGACTTCGCCTGGTTCGGGGAACACGACGACCACGACGTCCACGCCATGTGTTGTGATTGCATCGACATGCCTGTTATGTAGATGGCAACGACCATAGGTTCCTAATGTGCAGTCGCGAGGCTGAGGGCGAAGCATGCATGCTTGTTAGTACAGTGGCATGGTCCTCCGCACCCATTCGAGCTCTAGCACGGCGAGATCCATGATAACCAGCGACGAAGGGAGGTCGAGTACACCCGCAACCTGGAACCGTCAATCCCAGAAATGCAGGCTCAGGCGGATGATCGCGTGAGCCATATTAGGGAGGCTTGTCGTGAACTTATATCCCCTATATTTATAAAATAAAAAGTACGTTTAGTAACGCAACCGAAAACAACAGCTGAAGTACGTAGATAATTACTATTGTTAGTTGGGGGCCTATCGCCTGGccgtgtgcgcctccgtgtgggcCACTCCCGAAAACGGCTCAATAACTGCGATCGTTCTTTGTTTTCATTTCAAATGTTTTGAAAATTAAACAATTTCTATTTCTAAAATCTGAACTTtcttgaaaaataaatattttcaaaatCAGAACATTTTTCAacattgaacatttttaaatagtGAACATTTTCAATTTGTAAATTTTTTCGTTTGACATTTTTTTAATATCTTTTAAATTTGAAcacttttgaaaattttgaagatcccACAATACTGTCGCAAAAACCGAAAATATCATACAGAAAACAGCAAAACCACAAAACCAAAAAAATGAaactcagaaaaaataaaaagaaaactgTTGGGAAACTGGTCCCAACTTGATAGTGGACCGGTCCAACTACACCGCGCGCGGGCAGAACAGTCCCGACCTAACAAAGTGCCCTGAGGGTCCACGCGGCTTGCGGCCCGGCCCATCTAAGCGGAAGCTCCCGTCCTTCCTTAAAACCCTGGGCTGGAGCTGAGTAGCTGCCGCCGCCGATTAATTCCCCGCCGCCTCGCCTCCAACTCCGACCGCCACCGCCTAGCCGCTCCCCTCTCTCCCTATCCGCAGACCGCGCACCGTCGGCGGACTCATGGGTCGCACAATCAAGAAGAAGTCCAAGTCGAAGAAGACCAAGGCACGCGAGTCCGCGGTGGCTTTTTGTTCATCTTCTCATCCATTATCCTATCTTCATATCCCTAATTTCCGTGTTTTTTGGCCGGTGTTTGCTTTGTCAGGCGTCCAAGAAAACCGAGGCTTCATCTTCTGCTAGCCCTGCGGTGGCTTCTGGTCCAGCAAAGGTGAGGGAGCACTAAGAGATGAGTAGCTCATACCAATACAAGTCTATTTATTTTTAATATCTCTTCTTATGGTAAGAATGATGTTGAGAAGCGTGTATGTGGACTTACACTTCAATCAATGGTGGATTTTGTTGGTAGGTATGGCAACCAGGCGTAGATGAACTAGAGGAGGGGGAGGAGCTCCAGTTTGATCCCGAGGCTTACAACTATCTCCGAGGTTTTAGTACCGGATGGCCATGCTTGAGGTAAAACTTAAATTCTCCGCAGCGGGCATTGTAATTTCAGACTAAATGAATTGCTCTGTTGTCAACGATTCCCTTCCCATTGTAGCTTTGATGTTGTGCGCGACCAACTTGGGCTTGTCCGATCAGAGTTCCCACACACATTATATGGCGTTGCCGGAACTCAGGTTTGCCTTCTATCTTTATACCTTTTTCAAAGAAAATTAGACATAGAAAATATTACTCCGTGTTCTACTACATCTACTTCAGTTCATCCTGTGTCATGAGTTTCTTTGATGCTTACCTCTTTGCATGAGTTTCTTATTCAGTTATTAAGATGGAATGTCATACAACTGCCAATGTTTAGTACACATGAACCATATCTGAAACACGTGAACCATATCTGAAACTTAGTTGGAATGCTATGGTTCTTGTTTCATGGTTATTTGTGTTACTACTTCAACATGTAAGGCTTAGATGTGGTTTGTTCAAGTTTAACAATCAAATTCAACTAGCATATCGATCTTATGCTGGACTTTTGCTCTTGAAGAAATAACATTGATATAAATGGAATCTCAACTAATTAGTCCATGACAAGAAACTTTGATACTTGTCTACCATCTATGTTTCACCTTTTCAACCAATATGTTTCCATGGACTTTGTCTATCTGAATTAAGGGCTAGGCTTCATCACTTTTTCAGGCTGAAAAGGCTGCATGGAATTATGTTGCCGTTTTCAAGCTTTCCAACATCCAGGGGAAGAAGCGGGAACCCATACCATCTTCAAAACTTGATGCTGACAGTGATATGGATAGTGACAACagcagtgatgatgatgaagaagaagaggaaatcAATGAAGATATAAAACCCATCCTACAGGCATGTATTTTTCTCCAAGTGCATGACTCCAGATTTGCTTTGACATCAATTGTTCTATTCCACAATTCAGTGCTCCATTTTTTTGATGTATCAATGTTGTATGTACCAGCTTAAAAAGGTGGCCCATGCAGGGGGTGTAAACCGAATACGCTCAATGACTCAACAACCACACATATGTGCTACATGGGGAGACACAGGTCATGTTCAGGTACTTTATTTTGGCCCTCTTTCCCTTCTACTTACTCATGGTTAGCCCACTCATCATTTTAGGTCAATCATCAGCCCTATTTAGCAAGGAACATTTAGTATAATCTGTGCACACTATTTCTTAGGAGCACAGCGCTCCACAACATAACTCCATCTCATTTGTGAATCTTATTTCCCTCTCAAAAACTCGACAGGGAAAATAATGTAGTGATCCGACTACTTCTTTGTGTAGTACTTATTATTAAATGTGTCATCCTTTTCTACATATGCAGGTGTGGGACTTCAAACCCTTCCTTAATTCACTAGCAGATTCAGGACCTGTTGCACACAAAGAAGAGGACATAATCCATAATCATGTACCTTTGAAAGTATTTAGTGGCCATAAAGACGAAGGCTACGCTATTGATTGGAGTCCACATGTTACTGGGAGACTTGTTTCTGGTATGAAATAGATATATTCCATTTTAGAATGTTTGCCCTCCGCTACCGTGGCTTGAATTTTACATGTTGCGCTTGCCGTCATGTACTCATAGATGCAGTGTCATTAATTTGGTATATATTCTAGACCAATTTACTGATTCTTCGACACAGGTGATTGCAACAAGTCCATTCACCTCTGGGAGCCATCTTCGAACACTTGGGAAGTAGATACACAACCTTTTGTTGGACACTCAGCCAGCGTTGAGGATCTGCAGGCACGTTACTGAATGATGTATCATATGTCAAATCCTATGTGTTCTCAAAATGTTTATTGTCTCAAATATTATGATTATATTCTTGCAGTGGAGTCCCACAGAAGCCAACATTTTTGCCTCTTGTTCAGTAGATGGAAAGATATGTATTTGGGATATCAGGACAGGGAAGCAGCCTGCTATTTCTGTGAAGGCCCACAATGCTGATGTGAACGTTATCTCCTGGAATCGGTAAATTTAGTAGGGTTTTTTATATTCTTGAGCAGTTGAGCACTACCATTTCTTCCAATACAATATTGTATTTATGTTGTGAAATCCATTACCAGGCTTGCTAGCTGTATGATAGCTTCAGGA
It includes:
- the LOC127294778 gene encoding protein HEAT STRESS TOLERANT DWD 1; its protein translation is MGRTIKKKSKSKKTKASKKTEASSSASPAVASGPAKVWQPGVDELEEGEELQFDPEAYNYLRGFSTGWPCLSFDVVRDQLGLVRSEFPHTLYGVAGTQAEKAAWNYVAVFKLSNIQGKKREPIPSSKLDADSDMDSDNSSDDDEEEEEINEDIKPILQLKKVAHAGGVNRIRSMTQQPHICATWGDTGHVQVWDFKPFLNSLADSGPVAHKEEDIIHNHVPLKVFSGHKDEGYAIDWSPHVTGRLVSGDCNKSIHLWEPSSNTWEVDTQPFVGHSASVEDLQWSPTEANIFASCSVDGKICIWDIRTGKQPAISVKAHNADVNVISWNRLASCMIASGCDDGSFTIRDLRLIKADSLVAHFEYHKHPITSVEWSPHEASTLAVSCADHQLTVWDLSLEKDAEEEAEFRAKMKEQANAPEDLPPQLLFVHQGQKDLKELHWHPQIPGMILSTAADGFNVLMPSNIDTTIAGAETPTVAPPG